The following DNA comes from Mesorhizobium sp. B2-1-8.
CGTCCTGCGCCACCACGCCGATACCGCGGCGATGCGCCGGCACAGCGGCGCCACCATTGGCCAGCACCTGCCCGTCGAGCACGATGCGGCCCTGATCGGGCGCCTCGAAACCGGCGATCAGCCGCAGCAAAGTCGTCTTACCGCAGCCGGAAGGTCCCACGATGGCGGTGCGGCTGCCGCTGGCGACGTTCAGGTCGACGCCGGCCAGTGCGGCGACCGGGCCGTAGCGCTTGTGCAGATTGGCGAGTTCGAGAAAGCTCATCGCCCGGCCATCCGTTTCGACTGGACATAGAGCAGCCAGGTCAGGGGCAGCGACATCGCCACCATGATGAAGGCGTAAGGGGCCGCCGAGGCGTAATCGATCTCGCCGCTGTAGGACCAGAACGCCATGGCCAGCGTGCGGGTGCCGTTCGGCGCCAGCATCTGGGTGGCGGTCAATTCGTTCATGATGCCGAGCGCCACCAGCGCCATGCCGGCCGCGGCACCGGGCGCCGACAGGCGGATTGTCGTCGACCATAGCGCGTTGAGCGGCCGCCGGCCGAGGCTGGCCGCGGCGCGCTCGAGCTCGACCGGGGCCTGCGCGATCGACGCGCGCAGGCTGACCAGGGCACGCGGCAGGAACATCAGGGAGTACGCGACCAGGATGGTGAACAGGGTTTGGTAGAGCGGCAGCGCGATGCGCACGGTGATGGTGACCAGCGCCAGCGCAATGACGACACCCGGCAGCGAGCCGACAATGTAATTGCATCCCTCCAGAAGGCGCTGCAGCGGTCCCGGCGCCCGGATCGAGATCCAGGCCATCGGCATCGCAGCGACAGTGGCAAGCAGCGCCCCGGCGAGCGACAGGAACAGCGTCTGGCCGAGTGCCAGGCCGATTTCGTCGAAGCGCCAGACATCGGCGCCGCCCGCGATGAGCCAGCGGCCGATGGTGATGAACGGCACGCCAAGCGCCAGCAGCGTGGTGACGACGAGTAGCAGTAAACTGGGCAAGGTGGCGCGGCCGAGGCTCATCCGCTGCTGATACCGCGCGGCACCCGAGCCGACACGGGCATAACGCTCCTCGCCGCGCACCAGCACTTCGAGGCCGAGCAGCATGAAACAGCAGGTCACCAGCACGCCGGCCAGCATGTTGGCGGCCGGACCGTTGAAGGTCGACTGGAACTGGTCGACGATCGCGGTGGTGAAGGTGTCGAAGCGGATGAAGACGTAGAGGCCATATTCGGCCAGCAGATGCAGTCCGACCAGCAGCGAGCCGCCGCATATTGCGAGCCTGAGCTGCGGCAACACGACACGCCAGAACACGCGCCAGGGTCCGAGGCCGAGTGCCGCCGCGGCATCCTCCAGGGCAGGATCGAGGCGACGCAGCGCCGCCGACACCGGCAGATAGAGGAAGGGGAAATAGGCAATGACGGAGACCAGCACACCGGCCCACAGGCCGTGCAGCCCCGGCACCATGGTGATCCATGCATAGGAGTGTACGAAAGCGGGGATGGCGAGCGGCGCCACGCAGAGCCAGGACCAGAACCGGGCACCGGGCAGGTCGCTGCGTTCGGTCAGCCAGGCCAGCGTCACCGACAAGGTGATGGCGATCGGCACGGCCAGCAGCACCAGCAGGCCGGTGTTGACCAGCAGTTCGCCGACACGTGGCCGGAAGACCAGTGCCGAGACGGTCTCCCAGCCGGTCTGCACCGCGATCCAGATGATGAAGGCGAGCGGCACCAACGCCAGCAGGGAGACTGATATGGCGGCGGCGACAAGCCAGGGCGCCGCTCGCCGCTGCGTCCTTCGGCGCATCTTGGGCGGCAGGCCCGAGCGTGCGAGATCGACCGCGGACTGCATCAGCTCACACGCCGCGCCAATGCCGCCCGGCGGCGGCAATCAGGGGACCACGGTCGCGGTCAGATAAGCAGCGTGTCGTCATGGACGAATGCATCTCGGAACAAAACGCTGCCGCGGAAGGTGAATTCCCGCAGGAGCACGGTTTGACGTCCTTATTAGGAAGAACGATGACTAAAGCAAGCCGGCTGCGGTCATCAGGTCGGTGACCTTCTTGGAGTTCAGCGTCGTGGCGTCGACTTTCGGCGCCTGCAGATCGACCAGCGGCACCAGCTTCGGATTGGACTGCGCGCCCTTGCCGACCGCATATTCGAAGGAGGTTCCGTTCTTCAACACGTCCTGGCCACCCTTGCCGGTCACCCATTTCAGGAAGGCCTGCGCTTCC
Coding sequences within:
- a CDS encoding ABC transporter permease, which gives rise to MQSAVDLARSGLPPKMRRRTQRRAAPWLVAAAISVSLLALVPLAFIIWIAVQTGWETVSALVFRPRVGELLVNTGLLVLLAVPIAITLSVTLAWLTERSDLPGARFWSWLCVAPLAIPAFVHSYAWITMVPGLHGLWAGVLVSVIAYFPFLYLPVSAALRRLDPALEDAAAALGLGPWRVFWRVVLPQLRLAICGGSLLVGLHLLAEYGLYVFIRFDTFTTAIVDQFQSTFNGPAANMLAGVLVTCCFMLLGLEVLVRGEERYARVGSGAARYQQRMSLGRATLPSLLLLVVTTLLALGVPFITIGRWLIAGGADVWRFDEIGLALGQTLFLSLAGALLATVAAMPMAWISIRAPGPLQRLLEGCNYIVGSLPGVVIALALVTITVRIALPLYQTLFTILVAYSLMFLPRALVSLRASIAQAPVELERAAASLGRRPLNALWSTTIRLSAPGAAAGMALVALGIMNELTATQMLAPNGTRTLAMAFWSYSGEIDYASAAPYAFIMVAMSLPLTWLLYVQSKRMAGR